The nucleotide window TTCTATCTAAATGGGGGTCCGCCTCCTCTGAGCCGATCATCGGTTTAGTATAATGTTCTCAGAATCGAGGGCTGCGGACTCATAGAGCCGCTTTGGTACCTGATGAGTCCTCAGAATCGGGGGCTGCGGACTCATAGAGCTGCTTTGGTGCCTGATGAGTCCTCAGAATCGGGGGCTGCGGACTCATAGAGCTGCTTTGGTGCTTGATGAGTCCGCAGAATCGAGGGCTGCGGACTCATAGAGCCGCTTTGGTGCTTGATGAGTCCTCAGAATCGGGGGCTGCGGACTCATAGAGCCGCTTTGGTACCTGATGAGTCCTCAGAATCGGGGGCTGCGGACTCATAGAGCTGCTTTGGTGCCTGATGAGTCCTCAGAATCGGGGGCTGCGGACTCATAGAGCTGCTTTGGTGCTTGATGAGTCCTCAGAATCGAGGGCTGCGGACTCATAGAGCCGCTTTGGTGCTTGATGAGTCCTCGGAGTCGAGGTCGTGTCGCGGAGCCGTCATGTTTGTTTTGAGGCATCTTGAGGCTGCGTGACTGTGACTACACATTCTGCATTTTGCTGCCCGTACCCGTCCGTCAAAGCGCTTTTCGATTCCATTTTAACCAAGCTAAAATTAAACATTATCATGTGATCGAACTGTTTGCCGGGAAAACCCTTCCGAAACAGACCACTCGTGCATATTGTTTGTACGTCTCGTTCACACCTTGGCTCAACCCAGAAAAGGTAGACGCTGATGAAAAATGATAAGTCATTCTAATGTTAGATGAATTCTCAATATGGGCGTCACATGAACGGCGTTCACGTATTCCCCCATTTGCACAAGTGCCCGCTTATATCGACCATGTGGCGTCGCAGAATCATCCGACCTCCTGCGCCACCTTTTGAAAATAAAAAAAGACCCCGCCACGGGGCCTCTCAAACGGAGCGATTGACGATAATCATATCTTCACCAATCGTATGAATATGGTGCCAGCGAATCTCGAGCGTTTCTTCATTTTTTCGGAAAGGACTCCATCTCGTTGTCGGAAACAAGAAAGCTTCAATTTCACCGGTCGAAGCATTGACACGGGCATCTAAGCGCCCGGGAACACCGAGACGCTCGCCTTGTTCAAAGTCAACAATTTCTTTTGCGCTCATTTCGCTTAATCGCATACGATCCCCCTTGTTAGGTGTTTGTGAGAACCGATCGCCGACAGCCGCACAAACCGCGTACTTTACAAAATCTATGCCAATGGCGACAATTTAGAACGACCTTTTGGTAATTTCCCATCCGGGCTTATGATCGAGAGGGCATAATCGTTCTCATAAAGTTTTTGGGCAACATTTTGGATTTCACCGCTTGTCACGGCAGCTATTCGTTCCGTTACCGTATCAAGGGAAGAGTGAGTTTCAAGGCTCAACTCGTTTTTTCCATTTCGGCTCATACGGCTGCTCGTGCTTTCCAATCCCAGAACCATGCTACCTTGAACTTGAGATTTTACATCCTTCAAATCTTTGCCATCAACTTCTTCGCTTGCAAAGCGCTCAACCATTGCCAAAATCGCCTCTAAAACTTCATCTACATGCGTGGGAGCAGTTCCCGCGTAAACCGTCAACATCCCTCCGTCACGATACGCCACATGATCGGAGAACACCGCGTACGCAAGCCCTCGTTGTTCTCGGATTTCCTGGAACAAACGGCTGCTCATGCTGCCTCCCAATAATTGATTGAATAAGACCATCGCATAAAGCTCATCATCACGGACCGGGACCCCGCTAA belongs to Salicibibacter cibi and includes:
- a CDS encoding YlmC/YmxH family sporulation protein, encoding MRLSEMSAKEIVDFEQGERLGVPGRLDARVNASTGEIEAFLFPTTRWSPFRKNEETLEIRWHHIHTIGEDMIIVNRSV